A part of Capsicum annuum cultivar UCD-10X-F1 chromosome 6, UCD10Xv1.1, whole genome shotgun sequence genomic DNA contains:
- the LOC107875062 gene encoding probable membrane-associated kinase regulator 6 — protein sequence MYAEKSKVMENCKESLSTESWLLNRKPSKFDSMEYEDESAFIEMDPSLSPSKRFSNVNPHDFINFNFPISGDQYSPSASIMKNMEPSSSVITKKEYVHTSSRKGLGIFKKLLDFLKPLCQKIKCANFGCKNTSSTSIIESRRSTAEGSIMNYKNWQGSSDGTSLTPRTSIANYSEDDWRRSCDSEASIYEAVLHCKRTINGDE from the exons ATGTATGCAGAAAAATCAAAAGTGATGGAAAATTGCAAGGAGTCTTTATCAACAGAGAGTTGGTTGCTAAACAGGAAGCCATCAAAATTTGATAGCATGGAATATGAAGATGAATCTGCGTTCATTGAGATGGATCCCTCACTTTCTCCTTCTAAGAGGTTCTCTAATGTTAATCCACATGATTTCATCAACTTCAATTTTCCAATATCAGGTGATCAGTACTCTCCATCTGCCTCCATAATGAAAAATATGGAGCCTTCATCTTCAGTTATTACCAAGAAAGAATATGTGCATACTTCCTCTAGGAAAGGACTTGGGATTTTCAAGAAGTTGTTGGATTTTCTGAAACCTTTGTGTCAGAAAATAAAATGCGCTAATTTTGGGTGCAAAAATACAAGTAGTACAAGTATTATCGAAAGCAGAAGATCAACTGCGGAGGGATCAATTATGAATTATAAGAACTGGCAGGGAAGTTCTGACGGGACATCTCTAACTCCAAGGACAAGCATAGCTAATTATTCTGAGGATGATTGGCGAAGATCTTGTGATTCTGAGGCCTCAATTTATGAGGCTGTTCTTCATTGCAAAAGAACTATTAATG GTGATGAGTAA